The Melioribacteraceae bacterium genome includes a region encoding these proteins:
- a CDS encoding HD domain-containing protein produces MLIEEVKKLWPELNLIKDDSLREKTLNAWVYAIKNSVLTPEDLEVIPFSLLITDCNVSFMNHKRTCVQLAVEIANRMKENFGNSITINMDYLIAGAILIDVGKLIEYDKVNGKLTTSHAGKLLRHPFSGVAIADRFGLPPEVLHIIAYHSKEGDLGKRSVESIIVHHADFVSFEPFKA; encoded by the coding sequence ATGTTAATTGAAGAAGTTAAAAAACTCTGGCCGGAATTAAACTTGATTAAAGACGATTCATTAAGAGAAAAAACGCTGAACGCATGGGTTTACGCAATTAAGAACTCAGTCCTTACACCGGAAGATCTCGAAGTAATTCCTTTCTCACTTCTTATTACGGATTGCAACGTATCATTTATGAATCATAAACGAACCTGTGTTCAATTAGCTGTAGAAATAGCTAACCGAATGAAAGAGAATTTCGGAAATTCGATTACTATTAACATGGATTATCTGATTGCCGGCGCAATTTTAATTGACGTGGGTAAACTTATAGAATACGACAAAGTAAACGGAAAGCTTACTACGAGCCATGCGGGGAAACTTCTCCGTCATCCTTTCAGCGGAGTTGCAATTGCCGACCGTTTCGGTCTACCCCCTGAAGTTCTTCATATCATAGCATATCATTCTAAAGAAGGGGATCTCGGAAAAAGATCGGTTGAATCGATAATTGTTCATCACGCGGATTTCGTTTCTTTTGAACCTTTTAAAGCGTGA
- the lysF gene encoding homoaconitase, translated as MNQTLIEKIAQKFAYGLHNNQKIHAGDYISIKPAYVMTHDNTGAVIPKFKSIGATRLFNPRQVVCTLDHDIQNKDEKNLAKYRKIEEFAKSMGADFYPAGRGIGHQIMCEEGYAWPGTMVVASDSHSNMYGGLGCLGTPIVRTDAAAIWATGRTWWQVPPIAKVELKGNLNKGVTGKDVIIALCGFFNHDEVLNHAIEFTGEGVKFLSIDQRLTIANMTTEWGAMAGLFPIDDVTLNWLKERAGKVASRGLEGVPSDTDGNGKHPRMNQIRINELENEIPELEPDPDAFYAKVLTFDLTSVEPHVSGPNTVKTMSPVSEIKDKQLKIQKAYLVSCVNSRVDDIAEAAEVLRGKKIAEGVKFYIAAASSEVQSESEKRGDWQTLLDSGAIPLPPGCGPCIGMGTGLLEDGEVGISATNRNFKGRMGSPNAQAYLASPAVVASSALNGFITYDYTQPHGNLIGEIKINSRTSSVKEPVQTIDGFPSSLEGELIFCHQDNLNTDGIYPGKYTYQDDMTPEQQAAVVMENYDPEFGRIVKKGDLLAGGFNFGTGSSREQAATALKYKGIQLVIAGSFNETYKRNALNNGYLLIECPELIKNLKSKFGTEKLTVKTGIRAVIDFAKSILSADGTEYPIDPVGIAAQELIVSGGLENWVKKNLS; from the coding sequence ATGAACCAGACTTTAATTGAAAAAATCGCACAGAAATTTGCTTACGGATTACACAATAATCAGAAAATCCACGCGGGTGATTATATATCAATAAAGCCGGCTTATGTAATGACGCACGACAATACAGGTGCGGTAATTCCGAAATTCAAAAGCATCGGTGCAACAAGACTTTTTAATCCCCGCCAGGTTGTATGCACACTCGATCATGATATCCAGAATAAAGATGAAAAAAACCTTGCCAAGTACAGAAAAATAGAAGAGTTTGCTAAATCGATGGGTGCAGATTTTTATCCCGCAGGCCGGGGTATTGGTCATCAGATTATGTGCGAGGAAGGATATGCATGGCCTGGTACAATGGTAGTTGCATCTGACAGTCATTCCAATATGTATGGCGGATTAGGGTGCCTCGGTACTCCGATAGTCCGGACCGACGCCGCTGCAATCTGGGCCACCGGAAGAACTTGGTGGCAGGTCCCTCCTATTGCAAAAGTTGAGTTAAAGGGAAATCTGAATAAAGGAGTCACAGGCAAGGATGTGATAATCGCCTTGTGCGGCTTTTTCAATCATGACGAAGTATTGAATCATGCAATCGAATTTACAGGCGAAGGTGTAAAATTTCTGTCGATTGACCAGAGATTAACCATTGCCAACATGACTACGGAATGGGGCGCGATGGCAGGTCTCTTCCCGATTGATGATGTGACTCTTAATTGGCTGAAAGAGAGAGCCGGTAAAGTAGCTTCACGGGGTCTGGAAGGAGTTCCTTCAGATACAGATGGTAACGGGAAGCATCCGCGTATGAACCAGATCAGAATTAATGAATTGGAGAATGAAATTCCGGAACTGGAACCTGATCCGGATGCATTCTATGCAAAAGTCCTAACATTCGATTTAACCAGTGTGGAACCTCACGTATCCGGTCCGAACACGGTTAAGACGATGAGCCCGGTTTCAGAGATAAAAGACAAACAGCTGAAAATCCAGAAAGCTTATCTTGTATCCTGCGTGAATTCGAGAGTTGATGATATTGCAGAAGCCGCTGAAGTTTTACGCGGTAAGAAGATTGCCGAAGGAGTTAAATTCTATATTGCTGCGGCTTCGAGTGAAGTGCAGTCCGAAAGTGAAAAACGGGGCGACTGGCAGACACTACTCGATTCAGGGGCAATTCCGCTTCCGCCGGGATGCGGCCCATGCATTGGAATGGGAACAGGACTATTAGAAGACGGTGAAGTGGGAATCTCTGCAACAAACAGAAATTTCAAGGGGAGAATGGGATCTCCGAATGCACAGGCATATCTGGCTTCTCCCGCAGTCGTTGCCTCCTCCGCACTGAATGGCTTCATTACTTATGATTACACTCAACCTCACGGTAATTTAATTGGTGAGATTAAGATCAATTCAAGAACCTCTTCGGTAAAAGAACCGGTTCAGACAATTGATGGATTCCCCTCTTCACTGGAAGGTGAACTTATATTCTGTCATCAGGATAATCTTAACACAGATGGAATTTACCCCGGCAAATACACATACCAGGATGATATGACGCCAGAACAGCAAGCGGCAGTAGTGATGGAAAACTATGATCCTGAATTTGGAAGAATCGTAAAAAAGGGAGACCTGCTGGCAGGCGGATTTAACTTCGGTACTGGAAGTTCGAGAGAGCAGGCAGCAACCGCATTAAAATATAAAGGAATTCAGCTTGTTATTGCAGGTTCATTCAATGAAACTTACAAAAGAAATGCGCTTAACAACGGGTATCTTTTAATAGAATGTCCTGAACTTATTAAAAATCTAAAGAGCAAATTCGGTACAGAAAAATTAACAGTAAAAACCGGTATTAGAGCAGTGATTGATTTTGCTAAATCAATTTTGTCTGCCGATGGAACAGAATATCCAATTGATCCGGTTGGTATTGCAGCTCAGGAGCTTATTGTTTCGGGCGGATTGGAAAACTGGGTTAAGAAGAATTTAAGCTGA
- a CDS encoding MmgE/PrpD family protein produces the protein MEKSISRVISEFAVNLKYEDLPKEVINEVKRYLYDSIGCAFGAYGTKDVNIIRDILKNTGGRKESTVIAFGDKIPAVNATLVNSLMIRSLDFNDIYWKEDPSHPSDIIPAALSAAEMVGATMKDVIVAIVLAYEFEQRLCLFAKPGIRERKWHHATLTQFVSPIVAGKILGLNVDQMVNAIGISGSHNHTIGCPTAGRLTMMKNTVDPMAVQSGVFAALMAKRGYSGTEKVFEGKEGFMDCFGGWNAKEEKPEPVIMKGREGESEWSWDIDALTGGLGKSWKILECSMKAFPTEALTHTHISATLKTIINHDINYDQIDRVTVTTIARACDILFDPHKYRPESRETADHSLPYCIAAAIVDRKITTQSFSDEKLKDPRIWNVIDKIKGEASLEFEKMFPAKQPSKVKIRTIDGREYSEYLEYPKGDPREPMLMEDLDNKFIALSSGLLNAKEQKKIKEIIFNCEILPVQKFMNSLVLKKKPVKKKNYSVKKVKNAKLKKSRRGKTRR, from the coding sequence ATGGAGAAGTCCATCTCGCGCGTTATTTCTGAGTTTGCAGTTAACCTGAAATATGAAGATTTACCAAAAGAGGTAATAAATGAAGTAAAAAGATATTTATACGATTCCATAGGATGTGCATTCGGAGCTTACGGAACTAAAGATGTAAACATCATCCGGGATATATTAAAAAACACCGGTGGACGAAAAGAATCCACTGTAATAGCATTCGGTGATAAAATTCCTGCAGTGAATGCAACTCTAGTAAATTCTTTAATGATCCGTTCACTCGATTTCAATGATATTTACTGGAAAGAGGATCCCTCGCATCCATCCGATATAATACCAGCCGCGTTATCGGCAGCGGAAATGGTCGGCGCTACAATGAAGGATGTAATTGTTGCGATTGTACTTGCCTATGAATTCGAACAGAGACTCTGCTTATTTGCCAAACCGGGAATACGGGAACGGAAGTGGCACCATGCAACTTTAACTCAATTCGTATCCCCCATCGTTGCCGGTAAAATACTCGGCTTGAATGTCGATCAGATGGTAAATGCAATCGGAATAAGCGGTTCTCATAATCATACCATCGGATGCCCCACTGCCGGCAGGCTGACAATGATGAAGAATACAGTTGATCCGATGGCTGTACAGAGCGGTGTCTTTGCTGCTTTGATGGCTAAGAGAGGTTATTCAGGTACCGAAAAAGTATTCGAAGGTAAAGAAGGATTCATGGATTGCTTCGGCGGCTGGAATGCTAAAGAGGAAAAACCGGAACCGGTAATCATGAAAGGCCGCGAAGGAGAATCCGAATGGAGCTGGGATATTGATGCTCTAACAGGAGGTCTAGGAAAAAGCTGGAAAATTCTTGAGTGCAGCATGAAAGCCTTCCCCACCGAAGCGTTAACACATACTCATATTTCAGCCACTCTTAAAACCATTATTAATCACGATATAAATTATGATCAGATTGACAGAGTAACAGTAACAACAATTGCGCGAGCATGCGACATACTTTTCGATCCTCACAAATACAGACCGGAATCCAGGGAGACAGCCGATCATTCACTTCCATACTGTATTGCAGCAGCTATTGTTGACCGTAAAATCACAACTCAATCCTTCAGCGACGAAAAGCTGAAAGACCCGCGTATATGGAATGTGATCGATAAAATCAAGGGTGAAGCTTCTCTGGAATTCGAAAAGATGTTCCCAGCCAAACAGCCGTCGAAAGTTAAAATAAGAACTATTGACGGAAGAGAATATTCAGAATACCTTGAATATCCGAAAGGTGATCCGCGTGAACCGATGTTGATGGAAGACCTCGACAATAAATTTATAGCGCTCTCATCCGGGTTATTAAATGCAAAAGAGCAAAAGAAGATTAAAGAGATTATCTTTAACTGTGAAATACTTCCGGTTCAAAAATTTATGAATTCTCTGGTGTTGAAGAAGAAACCGGTAAAGAAAAAAAATTATTCTGTTAAAAAGGTGAAAAATGCAAAACTTAAAAAGAGCAGGCGCGGGAAAACAAGGAGATAA
- a CDS encoding aldolase/citrate lyase family protein produces MQNLKRAGAGKQGDKVRSDCYIEIELTKSGGIESSLQSKVDSMYGETINDLMITMSDFFGLKNALIKTTDYGALPFTIAARFEAAYKKLFPEDQKEFLPEFNKKNLYGSSRDRLRRSRLYLPGNEPKFYPNAGLHNSDGIILDLEDSVAPSEKDAAKFLVRNALCAVDFYGAERMVRINQIPRGLDDLHYVIPHNVHVILIPKCESAQTVLDVEDEINLIKNSRDINSEIFLMPIIESALGVVKAFEIATASDKVCALAVGLEDYTADLGVERTMEGKESFYARSAIINAARAAGIQAIDTVFSDVNDMEGLRASVIEAKSLGFEGKGCIHPRQVQVVHEAFAPTEKEIERAKKIIIAFNEAEKKGLGVVALGSKMIDAPVVKRARHTIELAILNGLLKTNWADSN; encoded by the coding sequence ATGCAAAACTTAAAAAGAGCAGGCGCGGGAAAACAAGGAGATAAAGTAAGATCCGATTGTTATATCGAGATAGAATTAACAAAATCGGGCGGGATTGAATCGTCCCTCCAAAGTAAAGTTGATTCTATGTACGGCGAGACTATTAACGATCTTATGATAACGATGAGCGATTTCTTCGGTCTTAAGAATGCATTAATAAAGACAACTGATTATGGAGCACTTCCATTTACAATTGCCGCCCGTTTCGAAGCGGCTTATAAAAAACTCTTTCCGGAGGATCAGAAAGAATTCCTACCGGAGTTCAATAAAAAAAATCTGTACGGGTCATCACGTGACAGGTTACGAAGAAGCCGGCTCTACCTTCCTGGCAATGAACCGAAGTTTTATCCTAACGCAGGGCTTCATAACTCCGACGGAATAATTCTTGACCTTGAGGATAGTGTTGCTCCATCCGAAAAGGATGCTGCTAAATTTCTTGTCAGGAATGCATTATGCGCAGTTGATTTTTACGGCGCCGAAAGGATGGTTAGAATAAATCAGATTCCGCGGGGACTTGATGATCTCCATTACGTTATTCCTCATAATGTTCACGTTATTTTAATTCCCAAGTGCGAATCCGCTCAAACTGTCCTGGATGTAGAGGATGAGATCAACCTTATTAAAAACAGCAGGGATATAAATTCCGAAATATTTCTTATGCCGATAATTGAGAGCGCACTCGGTGTTGTAAAAGCATTTGAGATAGCAACAGCATCCGATAAAGTTTGCGCGCTCGCAGTCGGATTGGAAGATTATACTGCTGATCTGGGAGTTGAAAGAACTATGGAAGGTAAGGAGAGTTTTTACGCACGTTCTGCAATCATAAACGCCGCCCGGGCAGCGGGTATACAGGCAATTGATACGGTCTTCTCGGATGTTAATGATATGGAAGGACTGAGAGCTAGTGTTATTGAAGCAAAGTCACTCGGATTCGAAGGCAAAGGTTGTATTCATCCCCGTCAGGTTCAGGTTGTTCACGAGGCGTTTGCACCTACAGAAAAAGAAATAGAACGTGCGAAGAAAATTATTATAGCGTTTAATGAAGCCGAGAAAAAAGGACTTGGAGTTGTTGCTCTTGGAAGTAAGATGATCGATGCACCTGTTGTTAAAAGAGCCCGGCATACAATTGAACTCGCAATATTAAACGGTTTATTAAAGACCAACTGGGCTGACAGCAATTGA
- the citF gene encoding citrate lyase subunit alpha, translating to MKTKLLSILLTKKMKLTKNSADRFVPIEVNGQKQIPFKGIGKHKPDGRRANPSIKSCADYPGDGNKIVKNLREALKRAGLKDGMTISTHHHLRNGDTIANNIFDAAHSLGVKNLRWFPSASFPCHSHLLRYLTDGTIHHIEGSMNGPLGKFTSEGKMKGTGILRSHGGRYQAIQDGEVHIDIAVIAAPTADPFGNANGVQGKSACGGLGFALADSEYADKVIVVTDNLVSFPCVPWQIQGNNVDYVVEVDSLGDPSKIVSGTTEMTKSPDRLLIAEYIAKFMDEAGIVKEGFSYQAGAGGINLAVILFLKEIMKRKGVKARFIRGGSTKYLVELLKEGLADYILDGQTFDLDAVISMRDNANHVMTTPFTSYNYHSKGNFASIVDAAILGATEVDINFNANVVTHSDGYLLHGIGGWQNCLFSKCTILAVPSFRDRIPVILDEVTTLCGPGELIDVIVTERGIAINPRRKDLIEATKNSKLPIRSIKEIQKEVYEICGGPPAKPKIDKERIVAVVKWVDGTLLDTIYKLIG from the coding sequence ATGAAAACCAAACTATTATCAATACTATTGACTAAAAAGATGAAACTGACAAAAAACTCCGCAGACAGATTTGTTCCTATCGAGGTTAATGGCCAAAAGCAGATTCCTTTTAAAGGCATCGGTAAACATAAACCTGACGGAAGGAGAGCAAATCCTTCAATAAAATCCTGTGCAGATTATCCCGGGGACGGAAATAAGATTGTAAAAAATCTTAGAGAGGCACTAAAGAGAGCAGGATTAAAAGACGGGATGACAATTTCCACTCATCACCATCTCAGGAACGGAGATACAATTGCCAATAATATTTTTGATGCCGCACATTCACTCGGAGTAAAAAACTTAAGATGGTTTCCGTCTGCCTCATTCCCCTGTCATTCTCATCTGCTCCGGTATCTTACCGACGGCACAATTCACCACATTGAAGGAAGCATGAACGGTCCTCTCGGTAAATTCACAAGTGAAGGTAAGATGAAGGGAACGGGAATACTCCGTTCTCACGGCGGCAGGTACCAGGCGATTCAGGACGGTGAAGTTCATATTGATATAGCAGTAATAGCAGCGCCAACTGCCGATCCGTTCGGAAACGCGAACGGTGTGCAGGGCAAATCGGCTTGCGGCGGACTCGGTTTCGCTCTCGCGGATTCCGAGTATGCGGATAAAGTAATTGTTGTAACAGATAACCTGGTTTCTTTCCCGTGTGTTCCATGGCAGATTCAGGGTAATAACGTAGACTATGTTGTGGAAGTCGATTCTCTCGGCGATCCTTCTAAAATAGTGAGCGGAACAACTGAAATGACTAAGAGCCCGGACCGGCTCTTAATAGCCGAATACATCGCAAAGTTTATGGATGAGGCCGGAATTGTTAAGGAGGGATTTTCATATCAGGCAGGAGCCGGCGGTATAAACCTTGCGGTAATTCTTTTCCTTAAAGAGATTATGAAAAGAAAAGGTGTGAAGGCGAGATTTATAAGAGGCGGTTCAACTAAATACCTTGTCGAATTACTAAAGGAAGGATTAGCAGATTATATTCTTGACGGCCAGACTTTCGATCTGGATGCCGTGATCTCGATGCGTGATAACGCGAATCATGTTATGACAACTCCGTTTACAAGCTACAATTATCACAGTAAAGGGAATTTTGCATCAATAGTTGACGCGGCCATTCTCGGAGCTACTGAGGTTGATATTAATTTCAACGCAAATGTTGTAACTCATTCCGATGGTTACCTGCTGCACGGAATAGGAGGATGGCAGAATTGCCTCTTCTCTAAATGCACTATACTTGCCGTCCCATCTTTCAGGGACAGGATTCCTGTTATACTTGATGAAGTGACCACACTTTGCGGACCAGGTGAATTAATAGACGTAATTGTAACCGAGAGGGGGATTGCTATTAATCCGCGCAGAAAAGATCTAATCGAAGCTACAAAGAATTCAAAACTTCCGATCCGTTCAATTAAAGAGATTCAGAAGGAAGTTTATGAAATTTGCGGCGGCCCCCCTGCTAAACCGAAAATAGACAAAGAGCGGATAGTTGCAGTTGTGAAATGGGTTGATGGGACATTACTTGATACTATTTATAAGTTGATTGGATAA